From a single Candidatus Brevundimonas phytovorans genomic region:
- the rpmD gene encoding 50S ribosomal protein L30 has product MAKNEKATVTVRQTASPIRRKADQRATLSGLGLNRIGRESTLEDTPSVRGMIAKVAHMVEVVEK; this is encoded by the coding sequence ATGGCCAAGAACGAAAAAGCCACCGTCACGGTCCGCCAGACGGCCAGCCCGATCCGCCGCAAGGCTGATCAGCGCGCCACTCTGTCGGGTCTGGGTCTGAACCGCATCGGCCGTGAGTCGACGCTGGAAGACACCCCCTCGGTCCGCGGGATGATCGCCAAGGTCGCCCACATGGTCGAAGTGGTCGAAAAATAA